The following proteins come from a genomic window of Sorex araneus isolate mSorAra2 chromosome 1, mSorAra2.pri, whole genome shotgun sequence:
- the EXOSC8 gene encoding exosome complex component RRP43, with product MAAGFKTVEPLEYYRRFLKENCRPDGRELGEFRTTTVNIGSISTADGSALVKLGNTTVICGIKAEFAAPSADTPDKGYVVPNVDLPPLCSSRFRSGPPGEEAQVASQFVADVIENSQIIQKEDLCISPGKLAWVLYCDLICLDYDGNILDACTFALLAALKNVQLPEVTINEETALAEVNLKKKHFLNIKTHPIATSFAVFDDTLLIVDPTGEEEHLATGTLTVVMDEEGKLCCLHKPGGSGLTGAKLQDCMSRAVTRHKEVKKLMDEVIKSMKVK from the exons ATGGCGGCCGGGTTCAA GACTGTGGAACCCCTAGAGTATTACAGGAGATTTTTG AAAGAGAACTGCCGtcctgatgggagggaacttggtgAATTCAGAACCACAACTGTCAACATAG gTTCAATTAGTACTGCAGATGGCTCTGCTTTAGTGAAGTTGGGAAATACTACAGTGATTTGTGGAATTAAAGCG GAATTCGCAGCACCATCAGCTGATACCCCTGATAAAGGTTATGTTG TGCCTAATGTCGATCTGCCACCTCTGTGTTCATCAAGATTTCGATCAGGACCTCCTGGCGAAGAGGCCCAAGTTGCTAGCCAGTTTGTTGCAGATGTCATTGAAAA TTCACAGATAATTCAGAAAGAGGACTTATGCATTTCTCCAGGAAAG CTTGCATGGGTTCTATACTGTGATCTCATTTGCCTCGACTACGATGGAAACATTTTAGATGCCTGTACATTTGCTCTGTTAGCAGCTTTGAAAAATG TACAGTTGCCTGAAGTTACTATAAATGAAGAAACTGCCTTAGCAGAAGTTAATttaaagaagaaacattttttgaatattaaaactCATCCAATTGCAACTTCTTTTGCTGTATTTGATGA cactcTGCTCATAGTTGACCCCACTGGAGAGGAAGAACATTTGGCAACTGGAACCTTAACAGTAGTAATGGATGAGGAAGGCAAATTATGTTGTCTTCATAAACCAG GTGGAAGTGGGCTGACTGGAGCTAAACTTCAGGACTGTATGAGCAGAGCAGTTACAAGacacaaagaagtaaaaaaaCTGATGGATGAAGTAATTAAGAGTATGAAAGTCAAATAA